One segment of Ochotona princeps isolate mOchPri1 chromosome 28, mOchPri1.hap1, whole genome shotgun sequence DNA contains the following:
- the LOC131478191 gene encoding MAP/microtubule affinity-regulating kinase 3-like produces the protein MEGQEHFLADANCQAELDFLSLLGEGTFGMVLLARHRPSGRKVAVKVAMDDRVNPNSSRELAQEASILSTLQHDHIIRLLQVCHVGHHLCVVLELAGGGNLWDHVMSHGGLEEDKARDLLRQILAAVEYCHEQHIAHRDLKLGNILLDSRLHVKVSDFGLSRRLPEGQMVSGYCGTPTYSAPEVFLERPYDPFQADIWSVGVILFTMVAAELPFHGQDTEQLRRSVLCGGYTMPFEVTPDLEDLLEWLLSWDASQRPTAAQVTQHTWFELCPEEEPEDKHDNEDKMTGVTPVQVLGVPEDLEALQYLADVGLLPASGEATSSPGLEAWSQRPGRLLPWERRSDWDSASRCSPPMLYRAPAFLDCREGHSEPGLPTSELLPLQDHKSSGAGPVLATPLPGQEQEEGQPSSSPALVPVPVAFPGTPSARSSETPAHAEAPEVVSEEPGPSAAASDQSRSRQGLCRRIGRRIIGFLRQVCCLGPAPNTGPGPRSRKVAPR, from the coding sequence ATGGAAGGCCAGGAGCACTTCCTGGCTGATGCTAACTGCCAAGCTGAGCTGGACTTCCTGTCCCTTCTCGGTGAGGGCACCTTCGGTATGGTGCTGCTGGCCCGCCACAGGCCATCAGGGAGGAAAGTGGCTGTGAAGGTGGCCATGGATGACCGAGTGAACCCCAACAGCTCGAGGGAGCTGGCTCAAGAAGCCAGCATCCTTAGCACCCTGCAGCACGACCACATCATCCGGCTGCTGCAGGTGTGCCACGTGGGCCACCACCTGTGTGTGGTGTTGGAGTTGGCAGGTGGCGGCAACCTATGGGACCATGTGATGAGCCACGGTGGCCTGGAGGAGGACAAGGCCCGGGACCTCTTGCGCCAGATCCTGGCAGCCGTGGAGTACTGCCACGAACAGCACATAGCGCACAGGGACCTAAAGCTAGGAAACATCCTCCTGGACTCCAGGCTGCATGTCAAGGTGTCAGACTTTGGGCTCAGCAGACGGCTGCCGGAGGGCCAGATGGTGAGCGGCTACTGTGGGACGCCCACCTACAGTGCCCCAGAAGTGTTCCTGGAGCGGCCCTATGACCCCTTCCAGGCAGACATCTGGAGTGTGGGCGTCATACTCTTCACGATGGTGGCGGCGGAGCTGCCCTTCCACGGccaggacacagagcagctgCGGCGCTCGGTGCTGTGCGGGGGCTACACGATGCCCTTCGAGGTCACTCCAGACCTAGAGGACTTGCTGGAgtggctgctttcctgggacgCCAGCCAGCGGCCCACGGCAgcccaggtcacacagcacaCTTGGTTCGAGCTGTGCCCAGAGGAAGAGCCAGAAGACAAGCATGACAACGAAGACAAGATGACTGGAGTCACCCCAGTGCAGGTCCTTGGGGTTCCTGAGGACCTAGAGGCATTGCAGTACCTGGCAGATGTGGGGCTGCTACCAGCCTCTGGAGAGGCCACATCATCCCCGGGGCTGGAGGCATGGAGCCAGAGGCCAGGGCGCCTGCTGCCCTGGGAGAGGAGGTCAGACTGGGACTCAGCCTCCAGGTGCAGCCCGCCTATGTTGTACAGAGCACCTGCATTCCTGGATTGCAGGGAGGGGCACAGTGAGCCTGGCCTGCCCACCAGTGAACTCCTGCCACTGCAGGATCACAAATCCTCTGGTGCAGGTCCTGTGCTCGCCACTCCCCTGCCTggccaggagcaggaggaggggcagcccagttccagcccagccctggttccagTCCCTGTGGCCTTCCCGGGCACCCCCAGTGCCAGGAGCAGCGAGACCCCAGCCCACGCAGAGGCCCCAGAAGTTGTTTCCGAGGAGCCCGGgccctcagctgctgcctccgaCCAGAGCCGCAGCCGCCAGGGACTGTGCAGAAGGATCGGCCGGAGGATCATCGGGTTCCTGCGGCAAGTCTGCTGCTTGGGGCCAGCCCCAAACACTGGGCCTGGCCCCCGCAGCCGGAAGGTGGCTCCCCGCTAG